The following are encoded in a window of Nibricoccus aquaticus genomic DNA:
- a CDS encoding energy transducer TonB encodes MLSTPKCIGYMLLIGLLFTAACQTPPPAVVALAPSEIFELSEVTKVPLTITQSPPHYPEELRRESKFEECVLRFVVNTEGRAVNITVVKSTYKAFSDAAVRSVSSWRYKPAQKDGRPVNCVLEIPIIFQTEET; translated from the coding sequence ATGCTTTCCACCCCAAAATGCATCGGCTACATGCTCCTCATCGGACTCCTTTTCACCGCTGCGTGCCAGACGCCGCCGCCGGCTGTTGTCGCGCTCGCCCCATCCGAGATCTTCGAGTTATCCGAAGTCACCAAAGTCCCGCTGACCATCACCCAATCGCCTCCCCACTACCCCGAGGAGCTGCGACGCGAGAGCAAGTTCGAGGAGTGTGTGCTCCGTTTCGTGGTGAACACCGAAGGCCGGGCCGTGAACATCACGGTTGTTAAGAGCACCTATAAAGCCTTCAGCGATGCGGCCGTGCGGTCAGTCTCTTCCTGGCGCTACAAGCCCGCGCAAAAAGACGGCCGTCCCGTGAACTGCGTCCTCGAAATCCCGATCATTTTCCAAACCGAAGAAACCTGA
- a CDS encoding immunoglobulin domain-containing protein, which translates to MTTPPLSRVRTTLTAPFLALLALLALSLNTTALAQTTLLSDRFNDGSRTDLSPTTSAAWFSSAAGNTVLTNGTPPANGSLALDNGSSRTLVGYFAPVATPAQIPSGETLTLTVAFTVTGVPLTRSNGITLGLLQSVANPAAVTGTGFTATAAPNTNARVSGDYASSNPSSNVFSLYTGYAAWTNLNGTASTLRKRSASNPGLNNASAAWTQIGSSGGTGTAPVANTQYQAILSLTHTATGGMNLTYTLKEGATTLSTHSVSEAVASYTSFDTVNLYMMSGTLTGAGSAAFVLNQVDVTVTNSAVVVAPAITNTLASQSVFIGQPASFSVNATGTAPLAYQWRKDTVDIPGATTATIAFPAAQLSDTGSYDVVVTNSANSATSNAATLTVTAAPNAPVITDEPDSQTVNLGTNVTFSVSATGDAPLSYQWRKNATPIPSATASTLSLTNVQSSDEATYDVLVTNPGGTTPSAPATLTVNAPPTIVTPPATQAALIGGTVNFNVSTSGSAPFTYQWRKNSNPIPSATGASLTLTNLQTSDAASYDVIVSNAFGSITSSAASLTVSAGLPYSAFNLYGFGQATTGGGVIEESHPGYRKVSTPLEFITALADRTGTVKVIEILNDLDLGYLEVSDAVRAFSIFRQHATPKLHPRLIQTGVALIDIQNKSGLTIFSANGATLRHATLNIKSANNIIVRNLKFDELWEWDEASKGDYDSNDWDFIDLGNAGTVYNIWIDHCTFTKAYDGISDIKKGSYNITFSWNKYVGDDGATNPNSFVRQQLAQLEIDRASRPMYNFLRTNGFSIDDIATIIQGHDKTHLIGANSLDVENNNHSVTFHHQWHLNPWDRLPRLRGGNVHNYNLFVDAGAGRAAKLLRDTKANVLTTALRNTLNNTYNFNPFLNGSISTEGAAILVEKSVYLDIITPLRNNQTDVNNPVYTGKILALDTISRMTTNAGVSTTVRGNSTDAGNPMGPFQAAIIPFSWNLPGGVLPYSAPMDDPAGLENIVTSGAGAGKLSWPKQNWLKTNYPAPPLITFASWAATQGLTGNDAAPEADTDGDGLSNGFEYATGSDAKHADPSASASFTTANGSLVFRFTRPLYVTGATFAVQTSTDLQTWTTHPIAPTVESTTESLQSLLITLPAGAPKTFARLSVTLD; encoded by the coding sequence ATGACCACGCCTCCGCTCTCCCGCGTCCGCACCACGCTCACCGCGCCCTTCCTCGCGCTTCTCGCCCTCCTCGCGCTCTCGCTCAACACCACCGCACTCGCCCAAACCACGCTCCTCAGCGACCGCTTCAACGACGGCAGCCGCACCGATCTCTCGCCCACCACCTCCGCCGCCTGGTTCTCCAGCGCCGCCGGAAACACCGTCCTCACCAACGGCACCCCGCCCGCCAACGGCTCGCTCGCGCTCGACAACGGCTCCAGCCGCACCCTCGTCGGCTACTTCGCCCCCGTCGCCACACCTGCGCAAATCCCCTCCGGCGAAACCCTCACGCTCACCGTCGCCTTCACCGTCACCGGCGTGCCGCTCACCCGCAGCAACGGCATCACCCTCGGCCTCCTCCAAAGCGTCGCCAACCCCGCCGCCGTCACCGGCACCGGCTTCACCGCCACCGCCGCGCCCAACACCAACGCCCGCGTCTCCGGCGACTACGCCAGCAGCAATCCCTCCAGCAACGTCTTCAGCCTCTACACCGGCTACGCCGCCTGGACCAACCTCAACGGCACCGCCTCCACCCTCCGCAAACGCAGCGCCTCCAACCCCGGCCTCAACAACGCCTCCGCCGCCTGGACCCAGATCGGCTCCTCCGGCGGCACCGGCACCGCGCCCGTCGCCAACACCCAGTACCAGGCCATCCTCTCGCTCACCCACACCGCCACCGGCGGCATGAACCTCACCTACACGCTCAAAGAAGGCGCGACCACCCTCAGCACCCACAGCGTCTCCGAAGCCGTCGCGAGCTACACCTCATTCGACACGGTCAACCTCTACATGATGAGCGGCACCCTCACCGGCGCCGGCTCCGCCGCCTTCGTGCTCAACCAGGTCGACGTCACCGTCACCAACTCCGCCGTCGTCGTCGCCCCCGCGATCACCAACACCCTCGCCAGCCAATCCGTCTTCATCGGCCAGCCCGCCTCCTTCTCCGTCAACGCCACCGGCACCGCCCCGCTCGCGTATCAGTGGCGCAAAGACACCGTCGACATCCCCGGCGCCACCACCGCCACAATCGCGTTCCCCGCCGCCCAGCTCTCCGACACCGGCAGCTACGACGTCGTCGTCACCAATTCCGCCAACAGCGCCACCAGCAACGCCGCCACCCTCACCGTCACCGCCGCGCCAAACGCCCCCGTCATCACCGACGAGCCCGACTCCCAGACCGTGAACCTCGGCACCAACGTGACCTTCTCCGTCTCCGCCACCGGCGACGCCCCGCTCTCCTACCAGTGGCGCAAAAACGCCACGCCGATTCCCTCCGCCACCGCGTCCACGCTCTCGCTCACCAACGTCCAATCCTCCGACGAAGCCACCTACGACGTCCTCGTCACCAACCCCGGCGGCACCACGCCCAGCGCCCCCGCCACCCTCACGGTCAACGCCCCGCCCACGATCGTCACACCACCCGCCACCCAGGCCGCGCTCATCGGCGGCACCGTCAACTTCAACGTCTCCACCTCCGGCAGCGCCCCGTTCACCTACCAGTGGCGCAAAAACTCCAACCCCATTCCCTCCGCCACCGGCGCGTCGCTCACACTTACCAATCTCCAGACCTCCGACGCCGCCAGCTACGACGTGATCGTCTCCAACGCCTTCGGCTCCATCACCAGCTCCGCCGCCTCGCTCACCGTCTCCGCCGGCCTACCGTATTCAGCGTTCAACCTCTACGGCTTCGGCCAGGCCACCACCGGCGGCGGCGTCATCGAGGAATCCCACCCCGGCTACCGCAAGGTCTCCACCCCGCTCGAATTCATCACCGCCCTCGCCGACCGCACCGGCACGGTGAAAGTCATCGAGATTCTCAACGACCTCGACCTCGGCTACCTCGAAGTCTCCGACGCCGTCCGCGCCTTCAGCATCTTCCGCCAACACGCCACGCCCAAGCTCCACCCGCGCCTCATCCAGACCGGCGTCGCCCTCATCGACATCCAAAACAAGTCCGGCCTCACGATCTTCTCCGCCAACGGCGCCACCCTCCGCCACGCCACGCTGAACATCAAAAGCGCGAACAACATCATCGTCCGCAATCTGAAATTCGACGAACTCTGGGAATGGGACGAAGCCAGCAAGGGCGACTACGACAGCAACGACTGGGATTTCATCGACCTCGGCAACGCCGGCACCGTGTACAACATCTGGATCGATCACTGCACCTTCACCAAGGCCTACGACGGTATCTCCGACATCAAGAAGGGCAGCTACAATATCACCTTCTCGTGGAATAAATACGTCGGCGACGACGGCGCCACGAACCCCAACAGCTTCGTCCGCCAGCAGCTCGCCCAGCTCGAGATCGATCGCGCCTCGCGCCCGATGTACAATTTTCTCCGCACAAACGGATTCAGCATCGATGACATCGCCACGATCATCCAAGGCCACGACAAGACCCACCTCATCGGCGCCAATTCCCTCGATGTGGAAAACAACAACCACTCCGTCACGTTCCACCACCAGTGGCACCTGAACCCGTGGGACCGCCTGCCCCGCCTGCGCGGCGGCAATGTTCACAACTATAATCTCTTCGTGGACGCCGGTGCCGGTCGCGCCGCGAAACTCCTTCGCGACACCAAAGCCAACGTCCTCACCACCGCGCTGCGCAACACGCTCAACAACACCTACAACTTCAACCCCTTCCTCAACGGCTCCATCTCCACCGAAGGCGCCGCCATCCTCGTCGAGAAGTCCGTGTACCTCGACATCATCACCCCGCTCCGCAACAACCAGACCGACGTCAACAACCCCGTCTACACCGGCAAGATCCTCGCCCTCGACACGATCAGCCGCATGACCACCAACGCTGGCGTCTCGACTACCGTGCGCGGCAACAGCACCGACGCCGGCAATCCGATGGGCCCCTTCCAGGCCGCGATCATTCCCTTCTCCTGGAATCTCCCCGGCGGCGTCCTCCCGTATTCAGCGCCCATGGACGACCCCGCCGGCCTCGAAAACATCGTCACCTCCGGAGCCGGTGCGGGTAAACTCAGCTGGCCCAAACAAAACTGGCTCAAGACCAACTACCCCGCTCCACCCCTGATCACCTTCGCCAGCTGGGCCGCCACCCAAGGCCTCACCGGCAACGACGCCGCCCCCGAAGCCGACACCGACGGCGACGGCCTGAGCAACGGTTTCGAGTACGCCACCGGCTCCGACGCCAAACACGCCGATCCCTCCGCCTCCGCAAGTTTCACGACCGCAAACGGCTCCCTCGTCTTCCGCTTCACGCGTCCCCTCTACGTCACCGGCGCCACCTTCGCCGTCCAAACCTCGACCGATCTGCAAACCTGGACCACGCACCCAATAGCGCCCACCGTCGAGTCCACGACCGAGTCTCTCCAATCGCTCCTCATCACCCTGCCCGCCGGCGCCCCCAAAACCTTCGCCCGCCTCAGCGTCACGCTCGACTAA
- a CDS encoding glycoside hydrolase family 44 protein: MVFDHCIRLVLIGVCVATARADIAVTVSVDPASGRTAISPLVYGVNQDLPGYAATARRQGGNRMTGYNWENNASNAGSDWMHSSDNFATWVMGIPDAQANVPGIAVTTFHDQSVAAGGAYSIVTLPMAGYVAADKSGTVMTGQVAPSSRWKAVSNTKPGAFSLTPNTGDGTVYSDEFVNFLVNRYGSAAMPNGVRAYSLDNEPDLWSHTHARLHAAQPTCVELIARSTDLAKAVKRVDPAAETIGFVSYGFNGYYSFQDAPDWTAEKATGSYRWFVDYFLAKMKSASDTAGVRLLDVLDVHHYTEHNAGGVRVSDGVDFSNLDANKGRIQAPRALWDASFNENSWIKQWFSEFYPYLPNLKAAIATHYPGTKLAITEYNYGGESHISGGLAQADTLGILGRDGVYLANLWLLHDSPAPLYAATAFKLYRDYDGAGGEFGDTSVGATVSSQENASAYAALHGSSGAKLHVVVLNKHYDEASAVTVQIAGATRYTRARVFAFDAASAAITERAVISGIAGNQFTTTLSALTAAHVVLEAEGSSFAAWQAGNFSAGEIASAAVSGADADPDGAGVSNFARYAFGLAARGALSAPVASVSRVEVSGQKRLAVTFTRQADAPGLSYVVEGSDALSGGWSTVATIAPGTPTVVTVNDVVDISAAAPRRFLRVRAVNAE; this comes from the coding sequence ATGGTTTTCGATCACTGCATCCGTTTGGTTTTGATTGGCGTCTGCGTGGCGACCGCGCGCGCGGATATTGCGGTGACGGTGAGCGTAGATCCCGCGTCGGGGCGCACGGCGATCAGTCCGCTGGTGTATGGTGTGAATCAAGATCTGCCGGGCTACGCGGCGACGGCGCGGCGGCAGGGTGGAAATCGCATGACGGGCTACAACTGGGAGAACAATGCATCGAACGCCGGCAGCGACTGGATGCATAGCAGCGATAATTTCGCGACGTGGGTCATGGGGATTCCGGATGCGCAGGCGAATGTGCCCGGTATCGCGGTGACGACGTTTCACGATCAGTCGGTCGCGGCGGGTGGCGCGTACAGCATCGTGACGCTGCCGATGGCGGGCTACGTGGCGGCGGATAAAAGCGGGACGGTCATGACCGGGCAGGTGGCGCCGTCGTCGCGGTGGAAAGCGGTGAGCAACACGAAGCCGGGGGCGTTTTCGCTCACGCCGAACACGGGCGACGGCACGGTGTACTCGGACGAGTTCGTGAATTTTCTGGTGAACCGGTATGGGAGCGCGGCGATGCCGAATGGGGTGCGCGCTTACAGTCTGGATAATGAGCCGGATCTTTGGTCGCACACGCATGCGCGTTTGCACGCGGCGCAGCCGACGTGTGTGGAATTGATCGCGCGTTCGACCGATCTGGCGAAGGCGGTGAAGCGGGTGGATCCGGCGGCGGAGACGATCGGGTTCGTGAGCTACGGGTTTAACGGGTATTACAGTTTCCAGGACGCGCCGGACTGGACGGCGGAGAAGGCGACGGGGTCGTACCGCTGGTTCGTGGATTACTTTCTGGCGAAGATGAAGTCGGCGTCGGACACGGCGGGCGTGCGGTTGCTCGATGTGCTGGATGTGCATCACTACACGGAGCACAACGCGGGCGGGGTGCGGGTGAGTGACGGCGTGGATTTTTCGAATCTCGATGCGAACAAGGGGCGCATCCAGGCGCCGCGGGCGTTGTGGGATGCGAGCTTCAACGAGAACAGCTGGATCAAGCAGTGGTTCTCGGAGTTTTATCCGTACCTGCCGAATCTGAAGGCGGCGATCGCGACGCATTATCCGGGGACGAAGCTGGCGATCACGGAGTACAACTATGGCGGCGAGTCGCACATCTCGGGCGGACTCGCGCAGGCGGACACGCTGGGGATCTTGGGGCGCGACGGCGTGTATCTCGCGAATCTGTGGCTGCTACACGATTCGCCTGCGCCGCTGTATGCGGCGACGGCGTTTAAGCTTTATCGGGACTATGATGGCGCGGGTGGGGAATTTGGAGACACGAGCGTGGGTGCGACGGTCAGCAGTCAGGAGAATGCGTCGGCGTATGCGGCGCTACACGGAAGCAGCGGTGCGAAGCTGCATGTGGTGGTGTTGAATAAGCACTACGATGAGGCGTCGGCGGTGACGGTGCAGATCGCGGGGGCGACGCGATACACGCGGGCGCGGGTGTTTGCGTTTGATGCGGCGAGTGCGGCGATCACGGAGCGGGCGGTGATCAGCGGGATCGCGGGGAATCAGTTCACGACGACGCTGTCGGCGCTAACGGCGGCGCATGTGGTGTTGGAGGCGGAGGGGAGTTCATTTGCGGCGTGGCAAGCGGGCAATTTCTCGGCGGGCGAGATCGCGTCGGCGGCGGTGAGCGGGGCGGACGCCGATCCGGATGGCGCGGGGGTTTCGAATTTTGCGCGCTACGCGTTTGGGCTGGCGGCGCGCGGGGCGTTGAGTGCGCCGGTGGCGAGTGTGTCGCGTGTCGAGGTGAGCGGGCAGAAGCGGCTGGCGGTGACGTTCACGCGGCAGGCGGATGCGCCGGGGCTGAGTTATGTGGTCGAGGGGAGCGATGCGCTCTCGGGCGGATGGAGCACGGTGGCGACGATTGCGCCGGGCACGCCGACGGTGGTCACGGTGAACGATGTCGTGGATATTTCGGCGGCGGCGCCGAGGCGGTTTTTGCGGGTGCGCGCGGTGAACGCGGAGTGA